From the Planktothricoides raciborskii GIHE-MW2 genome, the window ATTTCTTAGAGAAACCCGGTTTCTTGTCCAGGAGTCCAGAAACCGGGTTTCTTTCCTGCTGAATTCAAATTGCCTGACAATTTTTCGGAAACAAACTAATCAAAGTGCGTAAAGCCCTATTCACCGTTTCAGCATCAGGAAAATATTCCCGCACATCTGGATCAAGCATAATTGCTCCATCTTCCAGAGTAAAATATTGAACAATATCCTTGCCATCGGTTTGATGAATGGTCACAGTATGTCCTTGCCGATAGGCTTGGTAATGCTTGCCGCGTATGCCCCCGGTAAAATCATATTCTGGAAGCATTTCATCATCAGTGATATCTGGCTGGTCAAAATTATGATTGTTCATAGATTTTCCTCTCTGTTTTGGTGGCTTTCCGACAACTAATAATCCGAATGTTTGCTTGACGTTCTGTGTAAACTACAACAAGTAACTGACCTTGACTGGACCGACCAATATCAATATAGCGATCTTCATTATCCGAGTGCTGGGAATCAGCGATCGTTATCGATAATGGGTCATTGAAAACGGTTTTTGCTTCCTCAAAACTAATTCCGTGTTTTTTGAGGTTATTTTCGGCTTTTTCTTCATGCCATTCAAACCTCAACTGCATATCATCGCCTCTTGAAAATTGAGAAACCGGGTAATTGACGAAAATCTCGGTTAGGATAGATAAATTATCGCCGAAACCCGGTTTCTTGTCCCCCCAGAAACCCGGTTTCTTTTTTCGGCCCAGAAACCGGGTTTCTTGCGTTAACCCTTGCCACCCACCAACAACTCTCATAGAAACCCGGTTTCTTCTTTGCCGAAGTCAAATGGCCCCAACACCTGAAGCGGTTAGAAACCCGGTTTCTTGTCCCTGGGGCGGTGGGAAGCCGGGAGAGGTTAGAAACCGGGTTTCTTGTCCCTGGGGCGGTGGGAAGCCGGGAGAGGTTAGAAACCGGGTTTCTATGTAGGGGCCTGTGGGGTGGCAAAGGTTAACTTAAGAAACCCGGTTTCTTGTCCCTGGGGCGGTGGGAAGCCGGGAGAGGTTAGAAACCGGGTTTCTATGTAAGGGCCTGTGGGGTGGCAAAGGTTAACTTAAGAAACCCGGTTTCTTGTCCCTGGGGCGGTGGGAAGCCGGGAGAGGTTAGAAACCGGGTTTCTATGTAGGGGCCTGTGGGGTGGCAAAGGTTAACTTAAGAAACCCGGTTTCTTGTCCCTGGGGCGGTGGGAAGCCGGGAGAGGTTAGAAACCGGGTTTCTATGTAGGGGCCTGTGGGGTGGCAAAGGTTAACTTAAGAAACCCGGTTTCTTGTCCCTTCTATGCTACTCTAGACTATGTGGCAAAGCTGATCTAAACAAGCCCGGTTTCTCACTCCCATGACCCAAATCTGGCAACCCGTCATCTGGCAACCCAACCAGCAACTCGACAAAGGCAAATACACCATCACCGGCATCCTCGGAGGCGGTGGCTTCGGCAGCACCTACACCGCTAAAGACAAAAGCGGCAAAACCTTCGCCATCAAAACCCTCAACACCCAACAACAAACCAACAAAACCATCGCCGAATTTACCAGCCTCCAGGTCAGTTTTGTCAACGAAGCATTACGGCTGGCAAGATGTCATCATCCCCACATTGTCCAAGTGTATGAAGTGGTGGAACATCAAGGACTCATGGGTATGGTCATGGAATATATCCAAGGGCAGAACTTAGCGGAATTCGTAGAAGACAATGGCCCCATGTCCCACCAGCAAGCCCTAAAAATTATGGAGCAAATTGGGGCGGCTTTGACTTTGGTACATAGCCAAGAATTATTACACCGGGACATTAAACCCCAAAATATAATGTTGCGCCGTAGTGATAGTAGCGCGGTGTTAATTGACTTTGGGTTAGCCAGACAGTTTGCCTACGGACAAACCGGCACCATGACCAACTCCAGAACCGAGTGTTATGCTCCCATTGAGCAATATAAACGGCAAGGAAAATTCGGTCCCTATACTGATGTCTATGCTTTGGCCGCTACGCTATATAATTTGCGGACAGGTAAAAGCCCGATCCCCGCTAATTTTCGGGATGAGTTGAAACTTCCCTTGCCGGAACCGAAACAGCATAATCCGCAAATCCCTGACTGGGAAAATGCCGCCATTCTCAAAGGCTTGGAACTAGAAGCCGCAAACCGTCCCCAGTCCGTCGCTGAGTGGTTAAAATTACTAGGTCCTTTTACCACCTTTACCTTTAACATCGTCAAAGTCAACGCCCAGGGGAAAGAAATCAGCCGCAGTCAAGGGCAAGCGAAACAAATCATCACCGACCTGGGCAATGGCATCACCCTGGAAATGGTTTATATTCCTGGGGGTACATTTATGATGGGTTCCCCTGCTGGTGAAGGATATGATGATGAAAAGCCGCAGCATCAAGTCACCATCAAACCTTTCCTGATGGGCAAATATCCCGTGACCCAAGCCCAATGGCGGCAAGTGGCCAGTTTTCCCAAGCTGCAAATAGACCTCGACCCCAACCCGTCATATTTTAAAGGAGAAAATCTTCCCGTTGAATGTGTTTCATGGTATGACTGCATCGAATTTTGTGCGCGGTTAAGTCAAAAAACTGAGAAAAACTATCGCTTGCCCAGTGAAGCTGAGTGGGAATATGCGGCACGAGCCGGAACGACCACAGCCTTTCACATCGGCGAAACCCTGACAACCGACCTGGCCAACTATGATGGCAATTATACCTATGGCTCAGGTGCTAAAGGCGT encodes:
- a CDS encoding BrnT family toxin, which produces MRVVGGWQGLTQETRFLGRKKKPGFWGDKKPGFGDNLSILTEIFVNYPVSQFSRGDDMQLRFEWHEEKAENNLKKHGISFEEAKTVFNDPLSITIADSQHSDNEDRYIDIGRSSQGQLLVVVYTERQANIRIISCRKATKTERKIYEQS
- a CDS encoding bifunctional serine/threonine-protein kinase/formylglycine-generating enzyme family protein, coding for MTQIWQPVIWQPNQQLDKGKYTITGILGGGGFGSTYTAKDKSGKTFAIKTLNTQQQTNKTIAEFTSLQVSFVNEALRLARCHHPHIVQVYEVVEHQGLMGMVMEYIQGQNLAEFVEDNGPMSHQQALKIMEQIGAALTLVHSQELLHRDIKPQNIMLRRSDSSAVLIDFGLARQFAYGQTGTMTNSRTECYAPIEQYKRQGKFGPYTDVYALAATLYNLRTGKSPIPANFRDELKLPLPEPKQHNPQIPDWENAAILKGLELEAANRPQSVAEWLKLLGPFTTFTFNIVKVNAQGKEISRSQGQAKQIITDLGNGITLEMVYIPGGTFMMGSPAGEGYDDEKPQHQVTIKPFLMGKYPVTQAQWRQVASFPKLQIDLDPNPSYFKGENLPVECVSWYDCIEFCARLSQKTEKNYRLPSEAEWEYAARAGTTTAFHIGETLTTDLANYDGNYTYGSGAKGVYREKTTPVGHFQHANAFGLYDIHGNVWEWCLDDWHDSYTGAPTNGLAWLNENDNDYHFERNWIHWLKEIFTHKNNKLLRGGFWFDGPRACRSAHRYYLDPGYRYLIIGFRIGISLPRT